The sequence agtgaagaagtttctcctcatctcagttttgaaagagcagccccttattctaagattatgccccctagttctagtttcacccatccttgggaacatccttaccgcatccacccgatcaagacccttcacaatcttatatgtttcaataagatcgcctctcattcttctgaactccaatgagtagagtcccaatctactcaacctctcctcatatgtccgccccctcatccccgggattaaccgagtgaaccttctttgtactgcctcgagagcaagtatgtcttttcttaagtatggagaccaaaactgtatgcagtattccaggtgcggtctcaccaataccttatataactgcagcaatacctccctgtttttatattctgtccccctagcaataaaagccaacgttccattggccttcttgatcacctgctgcacctgcatactaactttttgattttcttgcactaggacccccaaatccctttgtactgcagtactttccagtttcttgccattaagataataacttgctctctgatttttcctgccaaagtgcataacctcacattttccaatattgtattgcatctgccaaatctccacccactcacccagcctgtctatatccccttgtaggttttttatgtcctcctcactctctactttccctcccatctttgtatcatctgcaaactttgatacgttacactcggtcccctcctccaaatcgttaatatagattgtaaagagttggggacccagcaccgacccctgcggaacaccactggctactggttgccagtccgagaatgaaccatttatcccaactctctgcttcctgttagataaccaatcctccacccatgccagaatattacccccaatccagtgattctttatcttgagcaataatcttttatgtggcaccttgtcgaatgccttctggaagtctaaatacactacgtccactggttcccctttatccaccctgtacgttatatcctcaaagaactcaagcaaatttgtcagacatgacttccccttcgtaaagccatgctgactttgtcctattaaattgtgtttatccaaatgttccgctactgtctccttaataatagattccaaaattttacccaccacagatgttaggctaactggtctctaatttccagccttctgccaactaccctttttaaataagggtgttacattagcagttttccaatctgccgggacctttgccgagtccagagaattttggaaaattattaccaaagcatccacaatccctactgccacttccctcaagaccctgggatgtaagccatcaggtccaggggatttatccgccttgagtcccattaatttactgagtaccaattccttagtgattttaatcgtatttagctcctcttcCGCCCCTAGAGCCCCCCATTTGTCCACCGctccctgtgggagcgagttccacattctcaccactctctgggtaaggaagtttctcctgaattcccgattggatttattactgactctcttatatttatggcccctatttttgggactcttcccccccccacaagcggaaacatctctACGTTGACCCTATCGAACCCGTTCATGATTTTAACGACCTCCATCGTGGACATACAatggccattttgaaaataaggacacccgCAAACAAAAACAGACAGCCCCCCCAAGGTGTCCGCAacgtacaggtttcactgtattactaCGTTGGGGATTTGGGATTTTGATAAAGCTCTCGTACCGTGTGGCCTCCTCGTGCTCACTCCGCAGCTTGTCGTACTCCAGCTGCAATGCCAGCAGCCGTTCATGCTGCAGCTCCTTCTGCTCGTGCAGCTTCTCCCGGGCTGACCGCTCGGCCAGAAAGTCAGCCTTGAAAACCTCCGCCTGCAAAACGCAATCATCttgttttgggtttttttttcaaaaaaaaacaaaagtgccCGCCACCTTCGACCTGCCGCAACGGGCCGGCACGTCACACGGAATCTCGCGGAGAAGCAAAGACGCACAAAatatttccccgtagccctgcaaatttttccccttttttccaattccgttttgaaagttatgattgaatctgcttccaccgccctttcaggcagcgaattccagatcagaacaactcgctgcgtaaaaaaacattctcctcatccccccccctctggttctttcaccaatcgccttaaacctgtgtcctctggttaccgaccctcctgccactggaaacggtttctccttatttactctaccaaaaccgggCTTGGCTGTGAGGCCCCCCCCTCCACGCTGACACCGTTTCTGGCTCGCACGTGAATAATGGGGGAGTTACCGGAGTGAGGCACCAGTAGAATCGTGCACTAGCGAGAGTCGGTGTCTCCgggagaggatggagggggaAACTATATGAATTTAAAATCTATATGCGGCTACCGGAAGGGTCCCCGACCCGCAGCGTCTCCGACCCGGCCTCACGTACCTGCGCGTTGAGGACCGGGATGGTCTCGAGCTCCGCCTTCAACCTCTCCGTATTTTCCTTCAGCTTGTCGATCAGCTCCTGTTTCATCACTAAGGCGTCCTCAGCCTCTCTCAGCTGCTGCAGGACCTCCTCCACCTGTCCCTGCCCAGAGAAAATACACACAGAGGACGCAATTGTCGTtattggtggggagggagggggtcacAGTGCCAAGCAGTCTCCCTGCTCGTTACAACACCAGCAACAATGTCCGAACACACCCGCACCTACTTGGCCACACTTTGGGCTGCTTGGCTCAGTCAGTATAACTTGCACCTCCGAGTCAAGGCACTTGTGTTTTGGACCCCTGCATATCGGGGCCAACACTCCCCGGCGCAGTacagagagagtgctgcactgtcagaggggccatCCTTCGGATAAGACGATACGCCAagcattaggagcaggaggaggccattcagcccctcgagcctgttacattaggagcaggaggaggccattcagcccctcgagcctcttccgccattcaattggatcatggctgatctttaccttaactccatttacccgcctttgctccatatcactcgataccctgacccaacaaaaatctatcgatctcagttttgaaagctccaattgacccccagcatccacagcctttttgggggagagagttccagattcccactcccctttgtgtgaagaaatgcttcccgacatcacccctgaacggcctggctctaattttaaggttctgccccccttgttctggactccccccaccagaggaaatagtttctctccatcgaccctatcgaatcctttaatcatcttaaacccctcgattagatcaccccttaatcttctacactcgagggaatacaagcccggtctgtgcaacctgtcctcggaatttaacccttttagccccggtatcattctggtgaatctgcactgcacccactccACGGCCGATATAACCTTCCTGAGGTGTAGTGGCCAGTTTGCCGGCCTGATTCCACGCGATCCCGATTGGAATAGCAGGGAGAGTATCTCCCGGTCAGTCCTGGGGCCagaattcctccctcaaccaaaaactgGCCAGGTCACTgcagtttctgggatcttgctgtgcgcataatGGCCCGCCACATCTGGCGACACAACGGTCCCCGCGCTTCAGAGCGAGGGAAAGAGGGGACGAGTCTGCTGTGTATAAACGTGAAGCTGCTTCCTTCACACTCACTCCATTCTTCTTATCATCCAGACTCTTCATCAGGAGATCATAATCGACAAAGAGCTGATGATAGGCTGCCTGTAATTGTGCCAGCTTCCGCCTGCGgaccagagcaagagagagagagagagaacagtaatCCGTCTCCAACACTTCATATTTCCACATACAAAATACCACACACAgattaacagatacccgggagtgagttacagactggaatctaatcgaggggttcgggggggtttatatatagaataacagatacccgggagtgagttacagactggaatctaatcgaggggttcgggggggtttatatatagaataacagataccgggagtgagttacagactggaatctaatcgaggggttcggggggtttatatatagaataacagatacccgggagtgagttacagactggaatctaatcgaggggttcggggggtttatatatagaataacagatacccgggagtgagttacaggctggaatctaatcgaggggttcgggggggtttatatatagaataacagatacccgggagtgagttacagactggaatctaatcgaggggttcgggggggtttatatatagaataacagataccgggagtgagttacaggctggaatctaatcgaggggttcggggggtttatagatagaataacagatacccgggagtgagttacagactggaatctaatcgaggggttcggggggtttatatatagaataacagataccgggagtgagttacaggctggaatctaatcgaggggttcggggggtttatatatagaataacagatacccgggagtgagttacaggctggaatctaatcgaggggttcggggggggggtttatatatagaataacagatacccgggagtgagttatagactgggatataatcgaggggttcgggggggtttatatatagaataacagatacccaggagtgagttacaggctgaaatctaatcgaggggttcgggggttttatatatagaataacagatacccgggagcgagttgtggactgggatataatcgaggggttcggggggggtttatatatagaataacagatacccgggagtgagttgtagactggaatctaatcgaggggttcggggggtttatatatagaataacagatacccgggagtgagttacagactggaatctaatcgaggggttcggggggtttatatatagaataacagatacccgggagtgagttacaggctggaatctaatcgaggggttcggggggtttatatatagaataacagatacccgggagcgagttgtggactgggatataatcgaggggtttgggggggtttatatatagaataacagatacccgggagtgagttgtagactgaaatctaatcgaggggttcggggggtttatatatagaataacagatacacgggagtgagttacagactggaatctaatcgaggggttcggggggtttagatatagaataacagatacccgggagtgagttacaggctggaatctaatcgaggggttcgggcggtttatatatagaataacagatacccgggagtgagttacaggctggaatctaatcgaggggttcgggggggtttatatatagaataacagatacccgggagtgagttacaggctggaatctaatcgaggggttcggggggtttatatatagaataacagataccgggagtgagttacaggctggaatctaatcgaggggttcggggggtttatatatagaataacagataccgggagtcagttacaggctagaatctaatcgaggggttcgggggggtttatatatagaataacagatacccgggagtgagttgtagACTGGGatataatcgaggggttcgggggggtttatatatagaataacagatacccgggagtgagttgtagactggaatctaatcgaggggttcgggggtttatatatagaataacagatacccaggagtgagttacaggctggaatctaatcgaggggttcggggggtttatatatagaataacagatacccgggagcgagttgtggactgggatataatcgaggggtttgggggggtttatatatagaataacagatacccgggagtgagttgtagactgaaatctaatcgaggggttcggggggtttatatatagaataacagatacccgggagtgagttacagactggaatctaatcgaggggttcggggggtttatatatagactaacagatacccgggagtgagttacaggctggaatctaatcgaggggttcgggggtttatatatagaataacagatacccgggagtgaggtacagactggaatctaatcgaggggttcgggtggtttatatatagactaacagatacccgggagtgagttacaggctggaatctaatcgaggggttcggggggtttatatatagaataacagatacccgggagtgagttacagactggaatctaatcgaggggttcgtggggtttatatatagattaacagatacccgggagtgagttacaggctggaatctaatcgaggggttcgggggatttatatatagaataacagatacccgggagtgagttacagactggaatctaatcgaggggttcgggggggtttatatatagaataacagatacccgggaatgagttacaggctgggatataATCGAGGGGTTTATACTCTGGGGTCTGCAGGCTTTCTATACTCACTTGTCCTCAGAGGCGTTCTGCCGCTCGGTTTTGAGTGCGGACTCGAAGCTGTGCACCGCTATCCGTAGCTGGTCGACCGTCACACTGTATTGCTTCTTCTGtccctctgcctcctgctcctgggCCCTTAACCTCTCCTCCATCGTACGGCACCTGCGCACGGGGAGAAAGCAAGAGGGAGCGAGGAAGAGGGTGAGCAAGAGAGGCTGGCTGCGGAAGTCCCGTGCCCAGAGCCTAGCAGGCAGCGTTAGAACCAGGAATGGTGCCTCTGTAGGTGCAGAGACTCCAATAACCCAGAGGTCTCCGCTGACATTAAGTCTGGATTAATTGCCATCACTGTttctcctcctgttcaaatctcaccatggcctcggtcccctccctatctgtgtttcctcctccagccctacaaccttccagagctcagtgggtaaatgccccGCCCGGTGTTGCactgagccccaaacacaggagcAACAGCTTCCAGCACCACTCTCTGCCGAGTTAGCTTCGGCTGTTACTATTTGCTTCGGAGCCCCTGGAttgggatggtgggggggttggtgagggggggcggggggctctcGCTCCCGACCAATGTCCAGCGCCTCCCCTCGGAAAAGATCGAGCCGATGTCCGGGTAAGAGCTAGGATTGGGCTTCACTGCGACGCACCCCACGGTCGACCATCCTGGCCCAACATTCACTCTCTGGGGCCGGCAATGTCAAGGACGGTCGGCCCCGGGGGCGAGGTCGCAGATTGCAGCCGGCGGCCCTTGGAACCCGCGCCcctgcggggaggggggaggtggaagagagagaggggcggaggggggaggagagagttggagggtggtggagagggggtgagggggagatggagagggggtgagggggagatggagagggggtgaaggggagatggagagggggtgaaggggagatggagagggggtgaaggggagatggagaaggggagatggagtgggggtgcgggagagacgggaggtggagaggggatgagggggagacgggagggggtgagggggagcgcgaggtggagggggagacgggaggtggagaggggatgagggggagatggagagggggtgagggggagatggagagggggtgagggggagatggagagggggtgagggggagatggagagggggtgagggggagatggagagggggtgagggggagatggagagggggtgagggggagatggagagggggtgagggggagatggagagggggtgagggggagatggagagggggtgagggggagatggagagggggtgagggggagatggagagggggtgagggggagatggagagggggtgaggggagatggagagggggtgagggggagatggagagggggtgagggggagatggagagggggtgaaggggagatggagagggggtgaagggggagatggtgagggggagatggagagggggtgaaggggagatggagagggggtgcgggagagacggcaggtggagaggggatgagggggagacgggaggtggagaggggatgagggggagacgggaggtggagaggagatgagggggagacgggaggtggagaggggatgagggggagacgggaggtggagaggggatgagggggagacgggaggtggagaggggatgagggggagacgggaggtggggtgagggggagacgggaggtggggtgagggggagacgggaggtggggtgagggggagacgggaggtggagagggggcgacgggaagtgagggggagacgggaggtggaggggagtgagggggagacgggaggtggagggggagacgggaggtggagggggagtgagggggagacgggaggtggagggggagtgagggggagacggGAGGTGGAGCGGGGAgacgggaggtggagggggagtgagggggagacgggaggtggagggggagtgagggggagacgggaggtagagggggagatgggaggtcGAGGGAGAGTAAGGGGGAgacgggaggtggagagggggagacaggaggtggagggggggagacaggaggtggagggggggagacaggaggtggagggggagtgagggggagacaggaggtggagaggggagacaggaggtgggagggggagtgagggggagacaggaggtggagggggagtgagggggagacaggaggtggagggggagtgagggggagacgggaggtggagggggagttga comes from Heptranchias perlo isolate sHepPer1 unplaced genomic scaffold, sHepPer1.hap1 HAP1_SCAFFOLD_482, whole genome shotgun sequence and encodes:
- the LOC137313780 gene encoding NF-kappa-B essential modulator-like, translated to MEERLRAQEQEAEGQKKQYSVTVDQLRIAVHSFESALKTERQNASEDKRKLAQLQAAYHQLFVDYDLLMKSLDDKKNGGQVEEVLQQLREAEDALVMKQELIDKLKENTERLKAELETIPVLNAQAEVFKADFLAERSAREKLHEQKELQHERLLALQLEYDKLRSEHEEATRAHIEELQRRHSDSLRAPIPGQGNYFQSGSTIPFNAPADPSRRRSLPDEQPDFRCPKCQYLAPDMDTLQIHVMDCIQ